In the genome of Polaribacter atrinae, one region contains:
- a CDS encoding transporter has product MKKLLIVAFVTIMGVGAVNAQEGVLNGGLNVGVPTGDANDFYGLTLGAELNYMYPVAEGFTLGPSIQYSHFFGKDVEVLGGSTIEVSDASFLPISGAARFNVSEKFVVGANLGYAIGLSEDLDGGFYYRPVVGYKIDDTTQLNISYSGISNDGLEMNNVSLGVMFGI; this is encoded by the coding sequence ATGAAGAAATTATTGATAGTTGCTTTTGTAACAATAATGGGTGTAGGTGCTGTAAATGCACAAGAAGGTGTTTTAAATGGAGGACTAAACGTAGGAGTGCCTACAGGTGATGCCAATGATTTTTATGGTTTAACTTTAGGAGCCGAATTAAATTACATGTATCCAGTGGCAGAAGGTTTTACCTTAGGCCCATCGATACAATATTCTCACTTTTTTGGGAAAGATGTTGAGGTGTTAGGAGGTAGTACTATTGAAGTTTCAGATGCTTCTTTTCTGCCAATATCTGGTGCAGCAAGATTTAATGTTTCAGAAAAATTTGTAGTAGGAGCAAACCTTGGTTATGCAATAGGTTTGAGTGAAGATTTAGATGGTGGTTTTTATTATAGACCTGTAGTTGGTTATAAAATTGATGATACCACACAATTGAATATCTCTTATTCTGGAATTTCAAATGATGGTTTAGAAATGAACAATGTTAGTTTGGGCGTAATGTTCGGAATCTAA
- a CDS encoding outer membrane beta-barrel protein: MKKLLVIAALAFAGLGVVNAQEGSFNGGVNVGFPTGDTSDVSSFAMSVEANYLFDVSETFKVGPSISYLHYFGKDIEINGFGTIEVKDSGFLPVAAAARFVASEKFSVGADLGYGIGISPSGQEGAFYYRPMIGYSVSENVMLQATYTGMSKNSNTVSNFGVGAMFAL; this comes from the coding sequence ATGAAAAAATTATTAGTTATTGCAGCGCTTGCGTTTGCAGGATTAGGTGTTGTGAATGCACAAGAAGGAAGTTTTAATGGAGGTGTAAATGTAGGTTTCCCAACTGGAGATACAAGTGATGTTTCATCATTTGCTATGTCTGTAGAAGCTAACTATTTATTTGATGTTTCAGAAACATTTAAAGTAGGACCTTCTATTTCTTATTTACATTATTTTGGAAAAGATATAGAAATTAATGGTTTTGGAACTATTGAAGTAAAAGATAGTGGATTTCTTCCAGTTGCTGCTGCTGCACGTTTTGTTGCTTCAGAAAAATTTAGTGTTGGTGCAGATTTAGGTTATGGTATTGGAATTAGCCCATCTGGACAAGAGGGAGCTTTCTATTACAGACCAATGATAGGTTATAGTGTTAGTGAAAACGTAATGTTACAGGCTACTTATACAGGTATGAGTAAAAACAGTAATACTGTTTCTAACTTTGGTGTAGGAGCAATGTTTGCTCTATAG
- the xerD gene encoding site-specific tyrosine recombinase XerD, protein MKWQNAIRDFQLFLKIERGLSKNTIDSYTRDLEKLMSFLEENEINHTPTTIDEESIQQFIYEVAKKVNPRSQARIISGLRSFFDYLIFEDYRETNPTDLIEAPKIGRKLPDTLSEDEINALISAIDLSHPQGERNRTILETLYSCGLRVSELITLKISDLFFEEGFVRVIGKGNKQRFVPIHYAAQKYISSYIKDIRTHITPQKGFEDTVFLNRRGKGLTRQMIFIILKNLSLEIDLKKKISPHTLRHSFATHLLKNGADLRAIQQMLGHESITTTEVYVHLDKSYLKEVVETYHPRK, encoded by the coding sequence ATGAAATGGCAAAACGCAATTAGAGATTTTCAACTCTTTTTAAAGATAGAAAGAGGGCTTTCTAAAAACACAATTGATAGCTACACGAGAGATTTAGAAAAACTGATGTCGTTTTTAGAAGAAAATGAAATCAATCACACTCCTACTACTATTGATGAAGAATCTATTCAGCAATTTATTTATGAAGTTGCTAAAAAAGTAAATCCTAGAAGTCAAGCGCGTATTATTTCTGGTTTGCGTAGTTTTTTCGATTATTTAATTTTTGAAGATTATAGAGAAACTAATCCGACAGATTTAATTGAAGCTCCAAAAATTGGAAGAAAATTACCAGATACCTTATCCGAAGATGAAATAAATGCACTTATTTCTGCTATCGATTTAAGTCATCCGCAAGGAGAAAGAAACCGAACTATTTTAGAAACCTTATATAGTTGTGGTTTGCGTGTGAGTGAACTTATCACCTTAAAAATTTCTGATTTATTTTTTGAAGAAGGTTTTGTAAGAGTGATCGGTAAAGGAAATAAACAGCGTTTTGTACCGATTCATTATGCTGCTCAAAAATATATTTCGTCTTATATAAAAGACATTAGAACTCATATCACACCGCAAAAAGGTTTTGAAGACACGGTTTTCTTAAACAGACGAGGCAAAGGGTTAACCAGACAAATGATTTTTATCATTCTTAAAAATCTATCTCTAGAAATTGATTTAAAAAAGAAGATTAGTCCGCATACGTTGCGTCATTCTTTTGCTACACATTTGTTAAAAAACGGAGCAGACTTAAGAGCTATTCAACAAATGTTAGGTCATGAAAGCATTACCACAACCGAAGTGTATGTGCATTTAGATAAAAGTTATTTAAAAGAAGTGGTAGAAACCTATCATCCTAGAAAATAA
- a CDS encoding alkaline phosphatase family protein, with the protein MKILKLSSVFFLLILAACSSEKKNEITFVEDDSNKVFVITLDGLRWQELFAGADSLLVENKEYVGSPKSLKKEFWRESATKRREVLLPFIWSEVAKMGQIHGNRWEGSKMNLTNGMHFSYPGYNEILTGKADDVRINSNNKIPNPNTTFLEIAEKSEVYKGKVAAFGSWDVFPSIINEERSGLYVNAGFREAKGLDLSDKENFLNELQAETPSPWGGVRLDVFTHHYALETIKKKLPKLVFISYGETDDFAHDGEYDAYLKSAQRTDAFIKKLWNFTQQDPFYKGKTTFIITTDHGRGTEPLETWKHHGDSIKDTDQVWVIAFGNKIEAKGEIVSEEQLYTNQVAASVGKLLDLEMKTDSIGKPFSFIK; encoded by the coding sequence ATGAAAATATTAAAATTATCAAGTGTCTTTTTTTTGTTGATATTAGCCGCGTGTTCATCAGAAAAAAAGAATGAAATAACCTTTGTAGAAGACGATTCTAATAAGGTTTTTGTTATTACATTAGATGGTTTGCGTTGGCAAGAGTTATTTGCTGGGGCCGATTCTTTATTGGTAGAAAATAAAGAATATGTTGGGAGTCCTAAAAGTTTGAAAAAAGAATTTTGGAGGGAATCTGCAACCAAAAGAAGAGAGGTATTGCTTCCTTTTATTTGGAGTGAAGTTGCTAAAATGGGGCAAATTCACGGAAACCGTTGGGAAGGAAGTAAGATGAATTTAACCAACGGAATGCATTTTTCGTATCCGGGTTATAATGAGATTTTAACAGGAAAAGCAGATGATGTAAGGATTAATAGCAACAATAAAATTCCGAATCCGAATACTACGTTTTTAGAAATAGCAGAAAAATCGGAAGTTTATAAAGGTAAAGTTGCTGCTTTTGGTAGTTGGGATGTTTTTCCGTCGATTATTAATGAAGAAAGAAGCGGATTGTATGTAAATGCAGGTTTTAGAGAGGCGAAAGGATTGGATTTATCTGATAAAGAAAATTTTTTAAACGAGTTGCAAGCTGAAACTCCGAGTCCTTGGGGAGGCGTTCGTTTAGATGTTTTTACCCATCATTATGCTTTAGAAACAATTAAAAAGAAACTTCCGAAGTTGGTGTTTATTTCTTATGGAGAAACCGATGATTTTGCACATGACGGAGAATACGATGCGTATTTAAAATCGGCACAAAGAACAGATGCATTCATTAAAAAACTTTGGAATTTTACACAACAAGATCCTTTTTATAAAGGAAAAACGACTTTTATAATTACGACAGATCATGGTAGAGGTACAGAACCTTTAGAAACCTGGAAACATCATGGAGACTCCATAAAAGATACAGACCAAGTTTGGGTAATTGCTTTTGGAAATAAAATTGAAGCAAAAGGAGAAATTGTATCGGAAGAACAGTTGTATACAAATCAGGTAGCAGCTTCTGTAGGGAAGCTTTTAGATTTAGAAATGAAAACAGACTCCATAGGAAAACCTTTTTCTTTTATAAAGTAA
- a CDS encoding purple acid phosphatase family protein: MKKKIFIIFSILFSAPFLWAQKIEIKPYLQDAEPTSIKVMWQTNFGEESIVYWGTKKNKLKNKVSGTSFDINFTEKRVHEVAITGLTRFTTYFYKVQTGKAVSEVYQFKTPPFAGGSKKINLVAMSDMQNDWQHPTKFQEVVEEGVLPYFKKNFEGDISENLAMVVIPGDLVVTGSTFNQWEEHFFKQSEKLFSQVPVYPVPGNHERNSDYFFKYFSLPKNGSPEYAEHWWFKDYANTRIIGLDSNEGYRNIKQQLAWLKDLLEKTAKNDSIDFVFAQLHHPHKSELWIPGEEDFSGKVVELLENFTKESNKPSLHFFGHTHGYSRGQSKEHKHLWVNVASAGGAIDNWGEFEGRDYDEFTVTQDEYGFVVATIDPDKENPSFTLKRISRGNNIQFRDNELRDSITVFKKTIQPNTPVLVDLSKEEQSIYKLVLKANSFISDKKDAFHAGTNWQVATTEDFSKPTFDSWKQHENWYYKENRQKDDDLTDVILDRKLTKNTVYYVRVRYRDQFLNWSDWSTIETFKTIK, from the coding sequence ATGAAAAAAAAGATATTCATTATATTTTCTATACTGTTTAGTGCTCCGTTTTTGTGGGCGCAAAAAATAGAAATAAAACCTTATTTACAAGATGCAGAACCAACGTCTATTAAAGTTATGTGGCAAACTAATTTTGGAGAAGAATCTATTGTGTATTGGGGCACAAAAAAGAACAAGTTAAAAAATAAAGTATCAGGAACTTCTTTTGATATTAATTTTACAGAAAAAAGAGTGCACGAAGTTGCAATAACGGGCTTAACAAGATTTACAACCTATTTTTATAAAGTACAAACAGGTAAAGCCGTTTCTGAAGTATATCAATTTAAAACCCCTCCTTTTGCAGGCGGTTCTAAAAAGATAAACTTGGTTGCTATGAGCGATATGCAAAACGATTGGCAGCATCCAACAAAGTTTCAAGAAGTGGTAGAAGAAGGCGTTTTACCTTATTTTAAAAAGAATTTTGAAGGTGATATTTCAGAAAATTTAGCAATGGTAGTAATTCCAGGAGATTTGGTAGTTACTGGCAGTACTTTTAATCAATGGGAAGAACATTTTTTTAAGCAATCAGAAAAATTATTTTCTCAAGTGCCTGTATATCCGGTCCCTGGAAATCATGAACGAAATTCTGATTATTTCTTTAAGTATTTTAGTTTACCTAAAAACGGAAGTCCAGAATATGCAGAACATTGGTGGTTTAAAGATTATGCAAATACAAGAATTATTGGTTTAGATTCTAACGAGGGGTATCGAAATATAAAGCAACAACTAGCTTGGTTGAAAGACTTGTTAGAAAAAACGGCTAAAAATGATTCAATAGATTTTGTTTTTGCACAATTACATCATCCTCATAAATCTGAACTATGGATTCCTGGTGAAGAAGATTTCTCGGGAAAAGTGGTAGAATTATTAGAAAACTTTACAAAAGAATCCAACAAACCAAGTTTGCACTTTTTCGGACACACACATGGCTATTCTAGAGGGCAATCTAAAGAACACAAACACTTATGGGTAAATGTAGCTTCTGCAGGTGGAGCTATTGATAATTGGGGAGAGTTTGAAGGTAGGGATTATGATGAGTTTACAGTAACACAAGACGAATATGGTTTTGTTGTGGCAACGATAGACCCAGATAAAGAAAATCCTTCTTTTACATTAAAAAGAATAAGTAGAGGTAATAACATTCAGTTTAGAGATAACGAATTAAGAGATAGTATTACCGTTTTTAAGAAAACAATTCAGCCGAATACTCCCGTTTTAGTTGATTTAAGTAAAGAAGAACAATCTATTTATAAGTTAGTTTTAAAAGCAAATTCTTTTATAAGTGATAAAAAGGATGCGTTTCATGCAGGTACTAACTGGCAAGTTGCTACTACAGAAGATTTTTCTAAACCTACATTCGATTCTTGGAAACAACACGAAAATTGGTATTACAAAGAAAATAGACAAAAGGATGATGATTTAACGGATGTGATTTTAGATAGGAAGTTAACAAAAAATACTGTGTATTATGTACGTGTGCGTTACAGAGATCAATTTTTAAATTGGAGTGATTGGTCCACCATAGAAACATTTAAAACTATTAAATAA
- a CDS encoding SusD/RagB family nutrient-binding outer membrane lipoprotein, with product MKNFKIIVFLMMAIVVTSCEELDINDNPNKVSITHPDLLLTNITTSAFQVKGTGAMYASRMILQTDGESTSQFYKWDRASFNAYNSLRQVTKMMEEADRIGDDSYKGIGHFFRAYYFYDLALTFGDVPYAEALKGETEELYQPKYNTQEEVFTGILSELEMANTLLDGTDIITGDPIFNGDINKWKKLVNSFRLKVLLTLSKKEGSFSLNIKNEFASIYNSQPIIATPEESARLEFVDVVDSRYTEFNSSGYGSGLYMASTFVDMLIERGDKRLFAIAGQTKNAKEAGLAIDDFSAYAGGNPIAAYNDVNLVAAAGNVSKVNDRYTADPTTEAHNLLSFSEVQFILAEAAVRGWISSTSAQIYYENGIKANFQFYNTYVKGYEEYYTQAEATNYIAGSKVNFLNAATDEEKLELILTQKYLTSFLQGGWNMYFDHLRTGYPEFPYLGSDTPPTRWIYPLDEYNNNATNVTEAIGRQFGGSNDGIREITWWLK from the coding sequence ATGAAAAACTTTAAAATAATAGTATTTTTAATGATGGCTATTGTTGTTACTTCATGTGAAGAATTAGACATTAACGACAATCCAAATAAAGTAAGTATAACGCATCCAGATTTATTATTGACCAACATTACAACTTCTGCTTTTCAAGTAAAAGGAACTGGAGCCATGTATGCCTCTAGAATGATTTTGCAAACAGATGGAGAGAGTACTTCGCAATTTTACAAATGGGACAGAGCTAGTTTTAACGCATACAATAGCTTAAGACAAGTTACTAAAATGATGGAAGAAGCAGATAGAATTGGTGATGACTCTTACAAAGGAATTGGTCATTTTTTTAGAGCGTATTATTTTTATGATTTGGCGTTAACTTTTGGTGACGTTCCATATGCAGAAGCTTTAAAAGGAGAAACAGAAGAGTTGTACCAACCAAAATATAATACGCAAGAAGAAGTTTTTACAGGTATTTTAAGTGAGTTAGAAATGGCAAATACGTTGTTGGATGGAACAGATATTATTACTGGAGACCCAATTTTTAATGGAGATATTAATAAATGGAAAAAGTTAGTTAACTCTTTTCGTTTAAAAGTATTATTAACACTTTCTAAAAAAGAGGGTAGTTTTTCTTTAAATATTAAAAATGAATTTGCGTCTATTTACAATTCACAACCTATAATTGCTACACCAGAAGAAAGTGCACGTTTAGAGTTTGTAGATGTGGTAGATTCTAGGTATACAGAATTCAATTCTAGTGGCTATGGGTCTGGTTTATACATGGCTTCTACTTTTGTAGATATGTTGATAGAAAGAGGTGATAAAAGATTGTTTGCTATTGCAGGTCAGACAAAAAATGCAAAAGAAGCAGGTTTAGCAATCGATGATTTTTCTGCATACGCAGGAGGGAACCCTATTGCTGCTTATAATGATGTGAATTTAGTGGCAGCAGCAGGAAATGTATCTAAAGTAAATGATAGGTATACAGCAGATCCAACAACAGAAGCGCACAATTTGTTAAGTTTTTCTGAGGTTCAATTTATTTTAGCAGAGGCTGCAGTTAGAGGATGGATTTCTTCAACAAGTGCTCAAATTTATTATGAAAATGGAATTAAAGCCAACTTTCAATTCTATAATACGTATGTAAAAGGATATGAAGAGTATTATACGCAAGCAGAAGCTACAAATTATATCGCAGGATCAAAAGTAAACTTTTTAAATGCTGCTACAGATGAAGAAAAATTAGAATTAATTCTTACTCAAAAATATTTGACTTCTTTTTTACAAGGTGGCTGGAACATGTATTTTGATCATTTAAGAACAGGTTATCCAGAATTTCCATATTTAGGTTCAGATACACCTCCAACAAGATGGATTTATCCTTTAGATGAATACAATAATAATGCAACCAATGTTACCGAAGCTATTGGTAGACAATTTGGAGGTTCTAATGACGGAATAAGAGAAATTACCTGGTGGTTAAAATAA
- a CDS encoding SusC/RagA family TonB-linked outer membrane protein — MKHKFLSKFLILMSLFLGTVAFSQQVLTGKIIDETGALLPEASVQIVKDNKWTTTDFDGNFKIAFKDAKSILRVEFLGYQSQDIVIGNRTNITITMLPEVNALSEVIVTALGIKREQKKVGYATQRVDASTIKEVVAPNAAGLITGKVTGLTVSNPTGLFQAPSFTLRGKSPLIVVDGIPVSTDFYDISPDDIVDITVLKGTSASALYGYRGGNGAIQITTSKGQKSDGLEITVSHNTMVSAGFTVFPETQNEYGNGSNGQYEFWDGQDGGISDGDMIWGPKFEPGVKIAQWNSPIKDNVSGEVTPWWGDVSGTKYDDKSRYSRVPIAWEYHNNLKDFLRTGIINTTSFSVSNSSKNGSYRLSGNYKSHTGRVPNTNLKTGGLTFNSTTKLSDKLTLDSKLAYNKVFSPNYPRHGYGPKNHMYTILIWMGDDVNGQELNEHRYIPGQEGYRQANYNYAWYNNVYFAAHELNQRYDSNVLNGQLKLNYQITDDFSVQAMGSAVMKDRFEDRESPKSYLNYGDPRDGDYKTWNTNSVDVDYNLLMTYDKEITDKFSLSANAGASSEYHKYQQEYNATDGIIVPELYSLNNTKGNIKGATDFSERSVNSLYGMLELDFDNKLFLTFTGRTDKHSTLPTDNNSLFYPSVSLSTIVSEWIELPESINYLKAFGSWAQVKRSLSAYQINSYYDNAGTFDGSPELSYSGSLVNPDIEGSLTTNVELGLSAGFLNNRIGLDFAYYNAIDENSIIDLPISLGSGFSSRKENAHQFTTNGFEVSVRATPIKNVDFRWDVLANWSKKVQRLTRLDEGAEQYNSLRLNDRTDAYYATVWEKSADGELILDANTGMPTKNPYEQNIGNKNPDFRFGLENTFKYKGFSLKVGIDGVWGGLMRSLTVEKMWWGGKHPNSTEYRDAEYANGIGTVYVPTGVNVTGGSVQRDLNGNVTSDTRTYATHTSPVSWQAWSQNYPYRAQVTEEESETFANVFDRSYLKLRTVALSYDLTNVLKVKGIKQINASVNGYNLFILKKADIIDPDYGNDDNLQDPSTRYLGLGLTFKF, encoded by the coding sequence ATGAAACACAAGTTTTTAAGTAAATTTTTAATTTTAATGTCACTTTTTCTGGGGACTGTAGCTTTTTCTCAGCAAGTCTTAACAGGAAAAATAATAGATGAAACAGGCGCTTTGTTACCGGAGGCAAGTGTTCAGATAGTAAAAGATAATAAATGGACTACAACTGACTTTGATGGAAATTTTAAAATAGCATTTAAAGATGCAAAAAGTATTCTTAGAGTAGAATTTCTTGGGTATCAAAGTCAAGATATTGTTATTGGAAATAGAACGAATATTACCATAACAATGTTACCCGAAGTAAATGCTTTAAGTGAGGTTATTGTAACTGCTTTAGGTATTAAAAGGGAGCAGAAGAAAGTTGGTTATGCTACTCAAAGAGTAGATGCTTCTACAATAAAAGAAGTTGTTGCTCCAAATGCAGCAGGTTTAATAACAGGTAAAGTTACTGGTTTAACGGTTAGCAATCCAACAGGTTTATTTCAAGCACCTTCATTTACATTAAGGGGTAAATCACCATTAATTGTGGTAGACGGTATCCCTGTAAGTACAGATTTTTATGATATTTCTCCAGATGATATTGTAGATATTACCGTATTAAAAGGAACTTCTGCATCTGCATTATATGGATATAGAGGAGGTAATGGAGCTATACAAATAACAACATCTAAAGGTCAAAAATCAGATGGGTTAGAAATAACAGTTTCTCATAATACAATGGTGAGTGCTGGTTTTACAGTGTTTCCGGAAACACAGAACGAATATGGAAACGGTTCTAACGGACAATATGAATTTTGGGACGGACAAGATGGTGGTATTTCTGATGGAGATATGATTTGGGGACCAAAATTTGAACCAGGTGTTAAAATTGCACAATGGAATAGTCCTATAAAAGACAATGTTTCAGGTGAAGTTACTCCTTGGTGGGGAGATGTAAGTGGAACAAAGTACGACGATAAATCTCGTTATTCTAGAGTACCAATTGCTTGGGAGTATCATAACAATTTAAAAGATTTTTTAAGAACAGGTATTATCAATACCACTTCTTTTTCTGTATCAAACTCTTCTAAAAATGGTTCGTATAGATTGTCTGGTAACTATAAATCTCATACAGGTAGAGTACCAAATACCAATTTAAAGACAGGAGGATTAACTTTTAATTCAACAACAAAATTATCAGATAAATTAACTTTAGATAGTAAGTTGGCATATAACAAGGTGTTTTCGCCTAATTACCCTAGGCATGGTTACGGACCAAAAAATCACATGTATACTATTTTAATTTGGATGGGAGACGATGTTAATGGTCAAGAATTAAATGAACACAGATATATTCCTGGTCAAGAAGGATATAGACAAGCAAACTATAATTACGCTTGGTACAATAATGTTTACTTTGCTGCGCATGAATTAAACCAACGATATGATTCTAATGTTTTAAACGGACAATTAAAATTAAATTATCAAATTACAGATGATTTTAGTGTTCAGGCAATGGGTTCTGCAGTAATGAAAGATCGATTTGAAGATAGAGAAAGTCCTAAATCGTATTTAAACTACGGTGATCCTAGAGACGGAGATTATAAAACTTGGAATACAAATTCTGTAGATGTTGATTATAATTTATTAATGACGTATGATAAAGAAATAACAGACAAGTTTTCTTTAAGTGCCAATGCAGGTGCTTCATCAGAATACCATAAATACCAACAAGAGTACAATGCTACAGATGGTATCATTGTGCCAGAATTGTATAGTTTAAACAATACCAAAGGGAACATTAAAGGAGCTACTGATTTTTCTGAAAGATCTGTAAATAGTTTATACGGAATGTTAGAATTAGATTTTGATAATAAATTATTCTTAACATTTACTGGTAGAACAGATAAGCACTCTACATTACCTACAGATAATAATTCTTTATTTTATCCATCAGTATCATTAAGTACCATCGTTTCAGAATGGATTGAATTACCAGAGTCTATTAATTATTTAAAAGCGTTTGGTTCTTGGGCACAAGTAAAAAGATCGTTAAGTGCATATCAAATAAATTCTTATTATGATAACGCAGGTACTTTTGATGGTAGTCCGGAATTATCTTATTCAGGTAGTTTGGTAAATCCAGATATTGAAGGTTCTTTAACGACCAATGTAGAATTAGGATTGAGTGCAGGGTTCTTAAACAACAGAATAGGATTGGATTTTGCGTATTATAATGCTATTGATGAAAATTCAATTATAGATTTACCTATTTCTTTAGGATCTGGTTTTTCATCAAGAAAAGAAAATGCACATCAATTTACCACTAACGGTTTTGAGGTTTCTGTAAGAGCTACACCTATTAAAAATGTAGATTTTAGATGGGATGTTTTAGCAAATTGGTCTAAAAAAGTACAACGCTTAACAAGGTTAGATGAAGGTGCAGAACAATACAATAGCTTACGATTAAATGATAGAACTGATGCATATTATGCAACCGTTTGGGAGAAATCTGCAGATGGAGAGTTAATTTTAGATGCCAATACAGGTATGCCAACTAAAAATCCGTATGAACAAAATATTGGTAATAAAAATCCTGATTTTAGATTTGGTTTAGAAAATACATTCAAATACAAAGGCTTTTCTTTAAAAGTAGGTATTGATGGTGTTTGGGGAGGGTTAATGAGATCTTTAACTGTAGAAAAAATGTGGTGGGGTGGTAAGCATCCAAACTCTACAGAATATAGAGATGCAGAATATGCAAACGGAATAGGAACGGTGTATGTACCAACTGGTGTAAATGTAACAGGAGGTTCTGTGCAAAGAGATTTAAACGGAAATGTAACTTCAGATACAAGAACGTATGCAACACATACATCTCCGGTAAGTTGGCAAGCTTGGTCGCAAAACTATCCTTATAGAGCGCAAGTAACAGAAGAAGAAAGTGAAACTTTTGCCAATGTATTCGATAGATCTTATCTTAAATTAAGAACTGTAGCTTTAAGTTATGATTTAACAAATGTTCTTAAAGTAAAAGGAATCAAACAAATTAACGCAAGTGTAAATGGTTACAATCTATTTATCTTAAAGAAAGCCGATATTATTGATCCAGATTATGGAAATGATGACAATCTGCAAGATCCTTCTACAAGATATTTAGGTTTAGGTTTAACTTTTAAATTTTAA
- the rny gene encoding ribonuclease Y, with translation MDGMILPIIVGVLIGIAGGFLIAKAMEKAKGKKILSGTRKEAATILKEAKIDADSVKKEKILQAKEKFIELKAEHEKVILTREKKISDVEKRIRDRESQVASEVDKNKRLNKSLEHKEGEFNKKLDFLENKESELEKMHKRHVDMLEQISGLSAEDAKKELITSLKDEAKTEAMAFVQTSIEEAKLTAEQEARKVVLGTIQRVGVEQAVENCVSVFNLESDDVKGRIIGREGRNIRALEAATGVEIIVDDTPEAIILSCFDPVRREIARLSMHKLVTDGRIHPARIEEVVKKTENQITQEIIEVGKRTVIELGIHGLHPELIKTVGRMKYRSSYGQNLLQHSREVANLCGIMAAEMGLNSKVAKRAGLLHDIGKVPDTESELPHALLGMEWAEKYGEKPDVCNAIGAHHDEIEMKTLIAPIVQVCDAISGARPGARRQVLDSYIQRLKDLENIAFGFPGVQKAYAIQAGRELRVMVESGKVNDSKAEELSFSISQKIQNDMTYPGQVKVTVIRETRAVNVAK, from the coding sequence ATGGATGGAATGATACTTCCCATTATTGTGGGAGTTTTGATAGGAATTGCAGGTGGATTTTTGATCGCTAAAGCGATGGAAAAAGCAAAAGGAAAAAAAATACTTAGTGGCACTAGAAAAGAGGCCGCAACAATCTTAAAAGAAGCTAAGATAGATGCCGATTCTGTAAAAAAAGAAAAGATATTACAGGCAAAGGAAAAATTTATTGAATTAAAGGCTGAGCATGAAAAAGTAATTCTTACTAGAGAGAAAAAGATTTCTGATGTAGAGAAACGTATTAGAGATAGAGAGTCTCAAGTTGCCTCTGAAGTAGATAAAAATAAAAGGTTAAATAAATCTTTAGAGCATAAAGAAGGAGAGTTTAATAAAAAATTAGACTTTTTAGAAAATAAAGAATCAGAATTAGAAAAAATGCATAAGCGTCATGTAGACATGCTAGAGCAAATTTCTGGTTTATCTGCAGAAGATGCTAAAAAAGAATTGATAACATCTTTAAAAGACGAAGCAAAAACAGAAGCAATGGCTTTTGTACAAACTTCTATAGAAGAAGCTAAATTAACCGCAGAACAAGAAGCTAGAAAAGTAGTTTTAGGAACCATACAAAGAGTTGGGGTAGAGCAAGCAGTAGAAAACTGTGTATCTGTATTTAACTTAGAGTCTGATGATGTTAAAGGTAGAATTATTGGTAGAGAAGGACGTAATATTAGAGCGTTAGAAGCTGCAACAGGTGTAGAAATCATTGTAGATGATACTCCAGAAGCAATTATTCTTTCTTGTTTTGATCCTGTTCGTAGAGAGATTGCTAGATTGTCAATGCATAAGCTAGTAACCGATGGTAGAATTCACCCAGCAAGAATTGAAGAGGTTGTTAAAAAGACAGAAAATCAAATTACCCAAGAGATTATAGAGGTGGGTAAAAGAACTGTAATAGAGTTAGGTATTCATGGTTTACATCCAGAATTGATAAAAACGGTAGGTAGAATGAAATATCGTTCTTCTTACGGACAGAATTTATTACAACACTCGCGTGAAGTAGCTAATCTTTGTGGAATTATGGCGGCAGAAATGGGCTTAAATTCTAAAGTAGCAAAACGTGCAGGTTTGTTGCATGATATTGGTAAAGTGCCAGATACAGAAAGCGAACTTCCACACGCATTATTAGGTATGGAATGGGCTGAAAAGTATGGTGAAAAACCAGATGTTTGTAATGCTATTGGTGCACACCACGATGAAATTGAAATGAAAACTTTAATAGCACCTATTGTACAAGTATGTGATGCTATTTCAGGAGCAAGACCAGGAGCTAGACGTCAAGTATTAGATTCTTACATTCAGCGTTTAAAAGACTTAGAGAATATTGCATTTGGTTTTCCAGGTGTTCAAAAAGCATATGCTATACAAGCAGGACGTGAGTTACGTGTTATGGTAGAAAGTGGTAAGGTAAATGATAGCAAAGCGGAAGAATTATCTTTTAGCATTTCTCAGAAAATACAAAATGATATGACATATCCAGGTCAAGTTAAAGTAACGGTTATTAGAGAGACAAGAGCGGTTAATGTGGCAAAGTAA